The Colletotrichum destructivum chromosome 8, complete sequence genome includes the window ggcaccgccggCCCAGCTCCCAACACTGCcgatgttgacgacgactCCGAAGCGCTGAGCGCGGAGATGCGGGGCCACGGCACGGCAGACTTTGAGGGCGCCGAAGACGTTGGTGTTATAGCTGTCGAAAACTTCCTGGGcgttggcctcctcgatggTGCCGTCGAGGATGTAGCCGGCCGAGTTGATAACGTGGGTGACCTTGCCGTGGAGGGCGAAGGCCTTGTTCACCGTCTCTGTGACtatggcctcgtcggcggtgacgtCCAGGGGCAGGAGGTCAGCTCCGGCAGAGGCGAGGTCGGAGAGCTTGGATGGGTTGCGGGCTGTGGCGATGACGCGATGGCCGCGGGAAAGGGCTTctttggcgatggcgaggccgaAACCTGAGGAGGCGCCCGTGATGAACCAGACTGGTGAGTCCATTGTGTCTCGTTTGGGATGAAGTCGAGGTTTACTAAAGCTTGAATACAAGGACTGAAAGTGGATAGGAGACGTTGTGTCTTGATGTGAGGATGGGATGATTGTGATGGTGAGATTCCACCCCTCATTTGGAAGGAGAGCACATCTTATATAGAGCACATTTCAGAGGTCCCCAACACCTGAGTATCAACACTTGCGACAGACTTCTGCATGTCAGATCCATAGGGAGCGCCTGTCATCCAAGCCACTCGGCGATAGCATCTGGTGTACCAGCACTGCAATTCACCCGTACGACGCGGATTTATAGTTGTTAATTCCATGTCTCGACGATCAACAATTGCGAATAGAAATGGCGGGATTTTGTTGATCATCGAAAGACGTTCTCGTCAGCGGTGATGAAGTGGCCAAATGTTAACGCCGAAAGGTAACAAGGGGATCGTCCGCCCATCGGGGATAGGCGATGTAGTTCAGCCACTAAATACCTACACGTGTAGACTGTCAGTTTCGGCATAAGAACTAGCCTTCTCTGATTCGCTCAGCATGCTGACCACCTGTGTCCAGTTCAGGAATGTCAGACCTTTGAAGGATGATGGAAGTTGACATCTGAGCCGACAGTGGCCCAAGCGTGTCGTTGTCATGTAAGTTGTTGTAAGATGAAATCCACGACCCAGAATTGTTCCCATAGCGCGAGTGCCAGGGCGCCCGGAACGGTGGATCTCGCTCCGTGGGTGGATCCGCCTTCGGCATATTTCCACCTCGATCACTCCATGCCCCGACCACCCGGCGGGGTCTCATGGGACCCGAGTCGCATCGTGCTCCAGGCCATCGACTGAAcaccttttcccccctcccctctctcgCCAGTATGGCTGTCGGAATCTGACACTTTCGCTTAGAAGAAGCCGTAGAGCGCTGCAGGCCCGCCCTCAACTTGACACCACGCCCTGAGCAGCATGAACCCGTTGTGTCTGACCTGGTCGCCGTCGAAATGGGTCTGTTGACCTCCCTGCCGAAGCTACCCCTCGTAGGGTCGATCCTCATAGTCCTCTGCTCGCTCTTCACCCCAGCGACCGCCTACACCGAGCTTGGCGACGAAGCCCTACGCGCGATCCCCTCGGGCGGTGACGGTTTCGACATCAACACGGGCTCGCTGCTAGCGCCCATCCTGATCCCCCGCGTCCCCGGCACCCCGGGCTCCGCCAAGGTGCAACAGCACTTTGTCGACTTCTTCCGCGCCAACCTGCCCGAGTGGATCATTGAGTGGCACAATTCCACCTCCAAGACGCCCGCGACCGGCGACAAGGACATACCCTTCACGAACCTCATCTTCCGCCGCGACCCGCCGTGGGCCAAGGGAGGGGACGTCGAGTACCTGACGCTCGTTGCGCACTATGACAGCCTGAACCACCCGGAAGGGTTCATCGGGGCGATTGACAGTGCTGCGCCGTGTGCGATGCTGCTGCACGCGGCGAGGAGCATCGAGGATGCGCTGGTgaagaagtggaaggccATGGAGGCGTCTGGCGACGCCGGCAacgggctcgacgaggagaagggcgtccAGATTATCCTGCttgatggcgaggaggcgtGGGTGTCGTGGACCGAGACGGATTCGCTCTACGGAGCTAGGTACGTTGGCAGCCCTCAAAGATCGAAATGGTCCTTACGGCTAACAATCGCAGGGCCCTAGCCAAGAGCTGGGAGGATACCGTTCACCCGGATGCTTTGTATAAGTCGCCGCTCTCTTCTAtcagcctcttcctcctcatcgatctcctcggcgccccTAACCCGCGGATACCGTCGTATTTTCCGTCGACTCACTGGGCATACAAGAAAATGGCAAAGATCGAGCATCGCATGCGTGAACTTGGCGTTCTCGAGACTAAGCCGAAGCACCCCTTCCTGACGGacaggaagaaggccaaggtgGGCTTTAGCGGAGGGTATGTCTTGGACGACCATGTGCCCTTCATGGAGCGCGGCGTCGAAATCTTACACATCATCCCGACGCCTTTTCCCGATGTATGGCATAAGAttgaggacgacgccgagcacCTTGACCTGCCCACGGTGAGGGACTGGGCGCGCATCCTGACTGTATTTACAGCGGAATGGATGGAGCTGGACGAGCATCTGCCCAGAAGAGCAGAGagcgaggccgccgatggaCCGAGTGATTTCAGGGACGAATTATAGCTCATCCATCAGCCTCATTTAGACAAGATTTATAGACAGCATTGCAGTTTTGCGACCTGCTCACATTTGTCGAAGCTCTCACACGGGTGCAGGAGAGAAAACCAACGTGATTTTGTCCCAATACCCGATGCCGATGTCCTGGCAGTTTACGTAGGCAAATTTTCGACAATTAACTCAACTTTCATCGTACTCGCTCCTGTTCTTCTTCAGTCTACTTGGGCTGGCTATTGCTATTCAACTGAACTAGGTCTTGGAGCTAAGTATGAAAAAAAAGATAAAAAATTACGGTATCTAGTAATGGAGTAAATAGTTGCTATATATACTTTAGCTTCCCATTTAGATCAAGTGCTTACACTGATGCATCAATTCCGACACGATGAACAAGCTGCTCTCAAAGACTCGAATTCCCCCCATGGTTCGTTCGTCTCACTGCCTCTCATTCAGCCTAGACTGGGCCGAAATGTGTACTGTGCGATAGACCGTGCGATTGAAACCAATCACAGTCCCCGTGGTCCGCTGACTGTGGTCCGTGCGTCTATCGGTAGTTCCTAATGGACACGAAAGCTGTCCATAAGTGTTAACACCAGATCGTGAAGCTCTAGTCCAGCTACCCAAAGCTGCCAAAGACAAGAACCTGAGCAACCATGCGATTCCTCCACTCCTTGACACCCGCCCTCGCGCTGTTTGCGGCTGGTGCCGTGCAGGCCGCTTCATCATGGGGATTCGACAGTGCCACTGTCTCGATTTCTGGAAAGGGCAAAGATGCCACCAAGGAGAAGTGAGTAGCTTGTCGCTGTCTGCCCGCACGACTTCCCGGAGCTTCGTCTCGGGGATGGGGAATCTCGGAAACATACGATTAAACGGACCCATTGCTGACACGGCGCGATCGATAGGCTGAGCCCAACTGCTCCTCTCAAGAAGGCCCTCTCTCTGGAGGCCAAGGACAGCCTCAAGGTCATCCTgacggccaaggagggcgacaAAGCTAAGCGACCGCACCAGGCCTTCCTGATCCTCAAGGAGCCCACAaccggcctcgaggcccccttccctctgGAGATCAAGGACACCGGTCGTGGTGTCGTCGATATTGTGCGTTACCTGTTTCAATTGTTCCCAACGCAACAATGACTGCGCGGCTAACTCGGTCACCACAGTCCCAGAAGGACCTCCCGATCCAGCTCCTCCTGGCTACCGAGCCCCTCAAGGccagcatcgtcatcggctcATTCGGCTCCTCCAAGGCTCTCGAGACGACCCTTTTCAACGTCGCTGTCAAGCGCGAAGCCAGTGCTCCAGCCCCAGCCTACGAGCCTCCCGTCCGCTACGGCAAGCAACCCGAGATCCACCACGTCTTCAAGGAGGGTGACAAGAGCCCACCCAAGATCATCTCGCTTGCTTTTGTcattgccgtcctcgccacgATCCCCGTGCTCCTCATCGGCGTAAGTATACCTTATTCGTTCATCTGGAGAAGATGCCGCCTCTCGACAGGAACAATTGACTGACTTCGCTCCCCTTCCACAGTGGCTCAACCTTGGCGCCAACTTCAACCACCTCCAAAAGGCTCTCTCCGCGGCGCCTCTCTCCCACGCTACCTTCTTCGGCTCCATCGTAGCCATGGAGGGCGTCTTTTTCCTGTATTACTCCAGCTGGAACCTCTTCCAGACCCTGCCCGCCGTGGCCATTGTTGCGACCTCCATCTTCCTCAGCGGCACCAAGGCCCTCAGCGAGGTCCAGAGCCGCCGTCTCTCTGGCCAGCGGTAAAGGTCATGCTGATGACATGTTGCACATCAAAGAGGCACATACTGTTTTAACGTATGTGACGAGGGGCGGGTCTTAGATGAAGGTTCATCGGTTTCCGAGGAGAGAAGCTTGGCTTTTCGATCAACACCAAAAGTTTCGAAGGATTCATACAGAAGCAGCGGTTTAGGAGGGGCCCATCATTGTACATCAGCATCAGGACAGCATCTGGGCATCTGAGGATTAGAAAAGACCAGGGTGGAAAACATTAAAGGTGAAATGAACCAAAAAGGGAGGTATAAAGACCGTCTACCTAACGCCATACTCGCTCGGCCTATGTGAACAAAGAGAACCGGATCATGTCTCATAGCAGTTCGCTCCGCCTCAGGCTTTGTCGGCATGCTTTTCATCCCCTGCCAAACCCTCAACACTTCGCCTggcacccgccgccgcagactCCCCCTCCTTGTAAGCAGGAGGCGGCAAGTCCCCGCCCGTCGAAGCCCTCCGGTGCCCGTGCAaatcctcgacgccctcctcctgccTCTCCCCCACCACCCCGCTGCTTGAAATTCCctggtgttgctgctgctgctgctgctgattCTGGTATGGCCCAGCAACCACATACGCAGCAGCGTAACCCGTCCCCCGGCCCCCGGCGAACCGCTGCGCCTTGATGGCGTGCCGAACAGCCCTACGCTCGTGCCTCATGGCCTTCCTCTCGAGCTTCATCTGCCGGCCTTTCAAGAAGGGAAGCGCGACGGCGCAGATTCCGCACGGCTGGTCGTTGGGCCCGGCGCTGCAGCCCGTGGTGGTGTTGTTCTCATGGTGAgtcatggcggcgccggtctggttgtggttgtggcCGTAGGGgttgcggccggcggcgacgtgaaCTATCGTCGAGACGAGACCGGCGATGAGGCCCATGATGGATGGAACGTTGGACGGGTATGTGAGGTGGGAGGGAGTGTTGAAGGGGAGTCCCAGACGGGGGAGGTTTCTTCCGTTGTTGTTTGGCTGTACAGTAGACTGTTGTTTGTTCTATAAGTCTCCGGCTCTCTAAAACCTGGAGCGTTTGCTTGATGATCAATGCTTTTCCATACGACCCAGATCCAAATGTCCCTTCTCGCATCAGGACACCTCCCCTACTTTATATTCATGTGTGCCTGGCGCACTTTCACGGGCTGCTCGCTACAGGATCCTCCCACGAGTCCATCACCCAAAAACATGCCGCCCTCAAAGCACTAAGCTTCCCAATCGGGAAGCCCATTCGAAGAGGGCGCGGAAGGCCAAGTGGGGCGTCCCCGGCACTGACGTGCCGGATCTGCCCAAGCTGCCATTCAGCCCACCTCGAATCAGCTGGCGAAATCATTGCTCCCCAGGCCTCAAACGACGAAGCGGCTAGGTCCGCAAGGACGCACGAGGGCTGAGCAAGCCACGTCCACTTGCCAGTCCCTCCATTCGCAACCGAATCGTACTCGGCTGGCTGCCCAATCAATCAGCAATCAGCAAAGTACCAGGGGGCGGCGTGAGAACGAGTAGCGTTGCCCGCGCGGGGGCAATGCAtctggaggaggaggattgGGGAAAAGTGCTTTGCTGGAGCCGGCAACTCCGACCGAACCAATGATGAGCGCGTTCAGGACAACACACGAAGGCTAGTGATATATGGATGCGAAGGAATATGAACAAGGCTTTGGATATGGAAAAGTGAGGCCGTCGTAACCGTCCGGCGCCTATGCTATTCGTGCGTTGGGGCATTCACGAGGGAGGCTCGTTTATACTCATGTACTCAAAAAGAAGCAACTAATCAAACCACATAACGTCATGCCTCTATCCTCGTTTCgcatgctgctgctactgctgctgcttcacAAACGTTCCATTGGAGGCGGCTATGAGTTCCCACCAAGCCCGCATCAGGGCCATGCCGCCGTTTTGCGTCTCCGGTGTTCTACCCCGTCCGCGGTCGTTTGGATCGCCGcttgtcatcgtcaccgccgccgtcctcactCGCCGTTCGAAGCCATTTCCGTTTCCGTCAGTTTCTTCTTCGCGCGGTCCCTGTCTGCTTAAGTCACCGAGGACATGCTGTCTGGACTGTTCCCGACCACCAGCCAACACATAGCTCCTTGTCTGATCCTTGCGTGCCTTGCCGTTCGGGGCCCACACCTTGTCGGGGTTGCCGTCAGCCCACACGCCGTCGTGCGGAAGGCCGTAGTTGCGGTAGTCGGTCACATTTGGCGCATTGTGGGGAATGCCGTCcgtctccatcgtcggcaaTGCATTCTGGAATACCCCCGCTCCCCACCAAGCGCCAAATCGGCCTTCTTGGTCCCTAGTCAATAAAGCCGACTTGGCGTTGTGCTGGACCCAACCCAGATAGGCCTGACAGGCCGATGCGTGAGCAGTCTTGACCTGATCGTACGCCTGAGCGTTGACAGTCATGCCAGGCTCAATGACGGCTGGGTCGATTGGCTGGCAGAACGTGATGAAATGGTGGAAGAAAATGCCCTTGAAAGTTTGTCCATCCTGCGAGCAGGTGGCGCTGGCGTCGCAAGAGTCCTCTATAATGCCTCCACGGCCCAGCCCTCGCCAGGGCGGTAAGTAGCCCGGGGGAAGGTCCGAAAGGTCGTCGACTGGCTGATCAAGCTTCAAATCCCAGCCCGAAGCCTTGATGACCGCCTGGATCAGTCTGTGCCCGTCTTCGAGATATGATGCGCTGCCCGTTGCGGTGAAGAGACCACGCTGGCCAGTAAGAAGCACACCCTGGTTGTAGGTAAAGACAGCTTCACTGCGAAGGTCACATCGAGTGTTGCCCTGCTTCGACCTGTCCACGTGGTATCCATCAACGTAGAGGCCTGCATCGTTGGTCATGTTGACTTCGGTGATCCACCTGTAGCCCTcaatggcggcggcaaggtaCTTGGGCTCTCGGGTAGCTTTCACACCGCTTGCGCTGTTGATCCATggggtggtgttgttgtcgcCGGGGAACCAGAGATACATGGAGATCGAGGCGGCGATCCATAGCTCGTTGGTGATGGCGTTCTTGTACGGTTCCAATCTCGGGTTCCAATTCATGCCACCGCCGCAGAGGCGTGTGTCCCATCCCTTTGAGCCGAGATCCCAGAAGACGCGGGCTCGGTGAGCAAAGGAAGGGATCCAGTATTGTCCATGCCAGGGGCCGTTGGCCAATGCGTCTCCGAGACCTGGAGTTGCGCTCTCGTTGAGCCCCTCCCGAGGGTAGAACAGTCCGGAGTGGATATCGACGAACTTGATAGCATCGATCCAACCGAGGACAACCCAGAGAATATCGTCAAATGCCTGCGAGATTGTTAGAACGCGCCATGTGCTATTGTGACGAGAAGCAGAAGTTACGTACCTGGTGCCGGATTGCGACATCGTCTTGGCCAAAATAAGAGGCCACAAGCTGGGTGAAGAAAGTGTCAATCAAGTTTCTCTTCGCGCCCTTTTCACTCGCGCCCCCGAAATCAAGCACGGCCAAGGCCTGCGAAAGCGAGGTTAAGGTGCCAGACAGCATCGTctccatgacggcggcggtccaGTCAATGGCTTCGGGCCATGTCCCTTGGTCCGACATGAAGAAATCATGTTGCATAACCGTCAAGGCCTCAAAAGCGGCCTCGAGCGGCTCGTCTTTGGTCTTGGATGTATCAGCAGAAGGCTTTCTTGCTGCTTGCGGGGCTGCCAGAAAGGTCGTGGGCTGCTTCGGTTCGCAATCGGTCGGCGGCTGGGCTTCGGGGTAGAAGAGGGAGCAGAAGGCCGTGGGTGCGTTCGGAGAAGGCGTCGCAACGAGTGCTGCGGCACAAGATGCCAGAGCAAGCGCCGAAAGGCATGCCTCTGGTAGTCGGAAAGATGTTCGTGTCATGGTGGTGGCGTCGATACTACAGCGAGGTTTCTGGTTTGGGGGGGAAATAATCGAGCAACAAGctctcgagaaggccgcTCATGTATAGCAGCGCTCTGCCATGTTCAGAAGGATTTCGTAGTCGGCCAAACAAGGATGGGCGGACGAAGGGAAGTAAAATGGACGAGCAGGCTGAATCAAGTAGTGTGCAACAACCGACGATGGGAGCGACGGTGCAGAAGGCGATAGTCAAGGGCGGAAGGGAGCCGTTGAAGGACAAGCTGGAAACGGCAATCGGGCGAGATGCGGGATGGAAGCGAAGGACGCCGCAGTGCTCGTTCGACGATGGATGGCCGATGGACGGGGCGATGGTGAGGCCAGGCCAAGCCCACCTTCGCACGGCGAGATCCACCTGCACGAAGCAAATGGACCCCCTCAAAGTGGTCACAGAATGGCGCAGCCAGAGAGGTCAGTGGTCAGTGAATGGTCACAGACTCAAAGTGGTGGGTGGCCGGTCTCCTTGGGTCTGTCTCCTTCGGAAGGTGGCGGCCGCTAGAGATGCTGTCCTGGGGTCCTGTTTGTGTTCATGCGGGGCACATCTGGGGGCGCCAAGACCCTGCGCTATGTCAACCTGTCACTGCGAGCAATCGCCTGATGCGGTCCAACGGCTCAAGAAACATGATGAGCGTAAATGTGCCCCTTCGCTGTCGTTGGCGTGCATCTGGAGAACCTTCTATTCATTAGTTACGAAAGAAGACAAGCTGGCGGCCTTCTCTTTTGGTATGGTGCAGCCCCGCCAGGTCCAAAAGCGTATGAACCGTTCCACCGATAGCCAGCCTCTCTGGCCATGCACATGGTAAAAGGATGCCCACGATGGCACAGCGCGCAGGCGGCGTGATCACCCGCCGAAGCCTGGCGAGGAGTGTGTGGATCTAGCGACTCGTGTTTATGTATGTGCTCCCAAACTTGGCCAAGGGTAGCCCTCGTGTCTCCCCCAAGTTTATTGAAGACGGGTGTTTTTCAGTGTCAAAAGATCAGTTTTCCTGACTAAGGAACAGGCGGACGTGTCTCGGGACGCCGTTAAAGAGTGCCCGTACTGGTGCGGACCGGGGAATGCATTTGCAAGGGTGAAACGTGCTGAGTCGACCTCTTGAAGTTGCATCTAGCCGCGCTACTGCTCAACCGTGCTTGCGTGCTGTAATGTCTCACTACCGTTTGTGGATGCTTTTTGTGTACGGATAGAAAGTGAGCAACGGAGTGTGTCCGTCCACCTGGTGTCCTGTTCAATGTTTCCCCGGACAAGGTGTAAAGTGATTTTCACCGAGACTGACCGAGCCAGGCTGACGTAAGGTATCCACGGTACCGTATCTTGAGTGCCCTGTGCAAGCCAGAGACGACATAGTTTCTCCACAAAAATGATGTGAGATTGGAAGTCAATCGTTGGCTTGGAGAAATAAAACAGACGCGCAATGAATAGGGAAGACATGAGAGAACCAAAGGGTGTGGAGGGATATCTCTTGCACAATATTGCAGCCTCTCCGATTCTAGTTTCCTTTGAACAACACAGGGCGTTCCTTTGTCTCGCATAGGTCCAACCAGCACGCGTTTCCCATCTGAAGCGGTCGGTTGATTGTTTGTGATTCGCTAGGAGGCCAGGACGCTCACTGACTGAGCCGGCCTACGAAGGAGCAGGGCTGCCCCACTAACAGGCACTGGCGCCCACAGCCAATCGCCGGTTGTTTACGCCTGCAGCTCTGAAAGTAAACAAACCGATCCCTGCTCATTCACATTGCACGCTTCCTCCTACTCCATCACTCGCCCGCGAGCTCTTAACTTTACATCAGAGCTCTTGACCTCTGTCAAGCCATTGTGCTCGCTTCTATGCCTTGAGCAGCTATCTCTTTTGCTCGGTATTGCTTCTTTTCAGCATTACATTTGGATTGTCTCTGGACTCGGGCTATCCGACGCGTCGCCTTCAGCTATtgcgccgccatcgtgaTTCTTttttcctcgtcgactcCTGCCTAAGAAACCGCGCCCGACGCGTCCAACGGCAGTCATGGAAGCCGACGCAGCACACAATCGCTATCGCTCCCGCATTCTCCGAGAAATGAACGCAAACCGCGACAACCCATTCAACTCCCCGCCTTCCTCGACCGGCTCCCACGGTACCGTCAGCCCGACAATGACCTCCGTCTTCTCTGAGCCAGACGGCGAATCTACGCGCAGGCTCAACGAAGACATTGCTCGCATCGTTGGtcccgccggcggcaagatcCAAGTAGACCTGGAGGCTGCCCACCGCAAGTGGCCCGAATTTTATGGCAAGCCCAaggccgccaccgccgacaTGAAGCAGAACCACCCCGCCCCTAGGCCTTCAGGCTCCTTGCGTCACAAGGACGCCGTATCTCGCAAGGCCATTGTCCAGAAGTACCTTTCCAACATGGTCGACGACTCGACCGAGATGACCTGGCAGGGTTCTAAGCGGACGCGTGCCGAAATGCAACCCCGAGTAGAGGACAACGAGTCCGACATGTCCGCCAACATGTCCAAGTCGCCCTTCCGGTTCGACATCAATGCCGACAGCTTCAAGTTCAACCCTCAACAGCAGATGAACCGAAGTCCTCTGGCTAGAGGACACGCTCGGACAACCTCGGGCAACTACAAGTCAGCAAGGCGTTCTTCGCAGGCCGCAAAGGCCGACCGACGGAAATCAGACTTCCTGGCACCCCCAACCCACGCTACTCCCAAGCCAGCGCCCGTCGAGAACCCACCGAAGAACAACCCTACTCCAGTCACCTTCAACACCATCCGGAGCACCTTCCCGTCCCCAGTGACAA containing:
- a CDS encoding Putative short-chain dehydrogenase/reductase SDR, NAD(P)-binding domain superfamily, which codes for MDSPVWFITGASSGFGLAIAKEALSRGHRVIATARNPSKLSDLASAGADLLPLDVTADEAIVTETVNKAFALHGKVTHVINSAGYILDGTIEEANAQEVFDSYNTNVFGALKVCRAVAPHLRAQRFGVVVNIGSVGSWAGGAAVALYCSTKAAVSIFTEGFADEMKPFGVDVCALEPGYFRTRFLNAGARTKTQLSIDAYNEGPAGDYKKLLEVANNNQPGDPLKGARVVVDVMTKSGSAEGRDIPVRLLLGTDCLAGVRQKCKDTLALLDEWEPVSASTDF
- a CDS encoding Putative dolichyl-diphosphooligosaccharide--protein glycosyltransferase subunit Swp1, producing the protein MRFLHSLTPALALFAAGAVQAASSWGFDSATVSISGKGKDATKEKLSPTAPLKKALSLEAKDSLKVILTAKEGDKAKRPHQAFLILKEPTTGLEAPFPLEIKDTGRGVVDISQKDLPIQLLLATEPLKASIVIGSFGSSKALETTLFNVAVKREASAPAPAYEPPVRYGKQPEIHHVFKEGDKSPPKIISLAFVIAVLATIPVLLIGWLNLGANFNHLQKALSAAPLSHATFFGSIVAMEGVFFLYYSSWNLFQTLPAVAIVATSIFLSGTKALSEVQSRRLSGQR
- a CDS encoding Putative peptidase M28, glutaminyl-peptide cyclotransferase, with the translated sequence MGLLTSLPKLPLVGSILIVLCSLFTPATAYTELGDEALRAIPSGGDGFDINTGSLLAPILIPRVPGTPGSAKVQQHFVDFFRANLPEWIIEWHNSTSKTPATGDKDIPFTNLIFRRDPPWAKGGDVEYLTLVAHYDSLNHPEGFIGAIDSAAPCAMLLHAARSIEDALVKKWKAMEASGDAGNGLDEEKGVQIILLDGEEAWVSWTETDSLYGARALAKSWEDTVHPDALYKSPLSSISLFLLIDLLGAPNPRIPSYFPSTHWAYKKMAKIEHRMRELGVLETKPKHPFLTDRKKAKVGFSGGYVLDDHVPFMERGVEILHIIPTPFPDVWHKIEDDAEHLDLPTVRDWARILTVFTAEWMELDEHLPRRAESEAADGPSDFRDEL
- a CDS encoding Putative glycoside hydrolase, family 76, six-hairpin glycosidase superfamily; this translates as MTRTSFRLPEACLSALALASCAAALVATPSPNAPTAFCSLFYPEAQPPTDCEPKQPTTFLAAPQAARKPSADTSKTKDEPLEAAFEALTVMQHDFFMSDQGTWPEAIDWTAAVMETMLSGTLTSLSQALAVLDFGGASEKGAKRNLIDTFFTQLVASYFGQDDVAIRHQAFDDILWVVLGWIDAIKFVDIHSGLFYPREGLNESATPGLGDALANGPWHGQYWIPSFAHRARVFWDLGSKGWDTRLCGGGMNWNPRLEPYKNAITNELWIAASISMYLWFPGDNNTTPWINSASGVKATREPKYLAAAIEGYRWITEVNMTNDAGLYVDGYHVDRSKQGNTRCDLRSEAVFTYNQGVLLTGQRGLFTATGSASYLEDGHRLIQAVIKASGWDLKLDQPVDDLSDLPPGYLPPWRGLGRGGIIEDSCDASATCSQDGQTFKGIFFHHFITFCQPIDPAVIEPGMTVNAQAYDQVKTAHASACQAYLGWVQHNAKSALLTRDQEGRFGAWWGAGVFQNALPTMETDGIPHNAPNVTDYRNYGLPHDGVWADGNPDKVWAPNGKARKDQTRSYVLAGGREQSRQHVLGDLSRQGPREEETDGNGNGFERRVRTAAVTMTSGDPNDRGRGRTPETQNGGMALMRAWWELIAASNGTFVKQQQ